A region from the Stutzerimonas stutzeri genome encodes:
- the mraY gene encoding phospho-N-acetylmuramoyl-pentapeptide-transferase — MLLLLAEYLQRFHTGFAVFQYLSLRGILGVLTALVLSLWMGPWLIRTLQLRQIGQSVRTDGPQTHLSKSGTPTMGGALILSAITISTLLWADLSNRYVWVVLAVTLLFGAVGWVDDYRKVIEKNSRGLPSRWKYFWQSVFGLGAAIFLYMTAQTPVETTLILPLLKNIEIPLGIGFVVLTYFVIVGSSNAVNLTDGLDGLAIMPTVMVGGALGIFCYLSGNVNFADYLLIPYIPGAGELIVFCGALIGAGLGFLWFNTYPAQVFMGDVGALALGAALGTIAVIVRQEVVLFIMGGVFVMETLSVMIQVASFKLTGKRVFRMAPIHHHFELKGWPEPRVIVRFWIITVILVLVGLATLKLR, encoded by the coding sequence ATGCTGCTGCTACTCGCCGAGTATCTGCAACGATTCCACACGGGCTTCGCGGTTTTCCAGTACCTGTCGCTGCGTGGGATTCTCGGCGTGCTGACCGCACTGGTGCTCTCGCTGTGGATGGGGCCGTGGCTGATCCGCACGCTGCAGCTGCGCCAGATCGGTCAGTCGGTACGTACCGATGGCCCGCAGACGCATTTGTCGAAATCAGGTACGCCAACGATGGGCGGCGCTCTGATCCTCAGCGCGATCACCATCAGCACCTTGCTGTGGGCCGACCTGTCCAACCGCTATGTCTGGGTGGTTCTAGCCGTTACGCTGCTGTTCGGGGCGGTTGGCTGGGTTGACGACTATCGCAAGGTCATCGAGAAAAACTCCCGCGGCCTGCCGAGCCGCTGGAAGTACTTCTGGCAATCGGTGTTCGGTCTCGGTGCCGCGATCTTCCTTTATATGACCGCGCAGACTCCGGTCGAAACCACGCTGATCCTGCCGCTGCTGAAAAACATCGAAATCCCGCTGGGCATCGGCTTCGTGGTGCTGACTTATTTCGTGATCGTCGGTTCGAGCAATGCGGTCAATCTCACCGATGGCCTGGACGGCCTGGCGATCATGCCGACGGTCATGGTCGGCGGTGCGTTGGGCATCTTTTGCTATCTGTCCGGCAACGTGAATTTCGCCGACTACCTGTTGATTCCCTATATCCCCGGCGCTGGCGAGCTGATCGTGTTCTGCGGCGCGTTGATAGGCGCGGGGCTCGGCTTTCTCTGGTTCAACACCTATCCCGCGCAAGTCTTCATGGGCGACGTCGGAGCGCTGGCCCTTGGCGCCGCCCTCGGGACGATCGCGGTCATCGTTCGTCAGGAAGTTGTGCTGTTCATCATGGGCGGGGTGTTCGTGATGGAAACCCTGTCGGTAATGATCCAGGTGGCCTCGTTCAAGCTGACCGGCAAGCGGGTCTTCCGCATGGCGCCGATTCATCACCATTTCGAACTCAAGGGCTGGCCCGAACCGCGGGTCATCGTGCGCTTCTGGATCATCACGGTGATCCTGGTGCTGGTCGGTCTCGCCACGCTGAAATTGAGGTAA
- the ftsZ gene encoding cell division protein FtsZ, producing MFELVDHTPQSAVIKVIGVGGGGGNAVNHMVRNSVEGVEFICANTDAQALKKIEARTVLQLGSAITKGLGAGTNPDIGRQAAMDDRERIAEVLQGADMVFITTGMGGGTGTGAAPVIASVAKEMGILTVAVVTRPFPFEGRRRMQVADEGIRQLSECVDSLITIPNEKLLTILGKDASLLAAFAKADDVLTGAVRGISDIMQRPGLMNVDFADVKTVMGEMGMAMMGTGCATGPNRAREATEAAIRNPLLEDVNLQGARGILVNITAGLDLSLGEYAAVGEIIEAFASDEATVKVGAVIDPDMLDELHVTVVATGLGPRNEKPVKVVDNTIQAAAVAPQVAPAARQEQAAVNYRELDRPTVMRNQAHAAATAAKMNPQEDLDYLDIPAFLRRQAD from the coding sequence ATGTTCGAACTCGTAGATCATACCCCGCAAAGTGCAGTGATCAAGGTCATTGGCGTAGGCGGAGGCGGCGGTAACGCCGTCAATCACATGGTGCGCAACAGCGTTGAAGGCGTGGAATTCATCTGCGCCAACACCGATGCCCAGGCGCTGAAGAAAATCGAAGCACGTACCGTCCTGCAGTTGGGATCGGCCATCACCAAGGGACTGGGCGCAGGCACCAATCCCGATATCGGCCGTCAGGCCGCGATGGACGACCGCGAGCGCATTGCCGAAGTGCTGCAGGGTGCCGACATGGTGTTCATCACCACCGGCATGGGCGGTGGTACCGGCACTGGCGCCGCGCCGGTCATCGCTTCGGTTGCCAAGGAGATGGGTATTCTCACCGTTGCGGTCGTGACCCGTCCGTTCCCGTTCGAAGGTCGTCGCCGCATGCAGGTCGCTGACGAAGGCATCCGTCAGTTGTCCGAATGCGTCGATTCGCTGATCACCATCCCCAACGAGAAGCTGCTGACCATTCTCGGCAAGGACGCCAGCCTGCTGGCTGCTTTCGCCAAGGCTGACGACGTGCTCACCGGCGCGGTACGTGGCATCTCCGACATCATGCAGCGCCCCGGCCTGATGAACGTCGACTTCGCTGACGTGAAAACCGTCATGGGTGAGATGGGCATGGCCATGATGGGTACCGGTTGCGCTACCGGTCCGAACCGTGCGCGTGAAGCCACCGAGGCGGCGATTCGCAATCCGTTGCTCGAAGACGTCAACCTGCAAGGCGCGCGCGGCATTCTGGTCAATATCACCGCTGGTCTGGACCTTTCGCTCGGCGAGTACGCTGCAGTAGGCGAGATCATCGAAGCCTTCGCGTCCGACGAAGCCACCGTCAAGGTCGGCGCAGTGATCGACCCGGACATGCTCGACGAGCTGCACGTCACCGTGGTCGCCACCGGTCTCGGTCCGCGCAACGAGAAGCCGGTCAAGGTTGTCGACAACACTATCCAGGCCGCCGCAGTGGCGCCGCAGGTCGCACCTGCTGCCCGTCAGGAACAGGCTGCAGTGAACTACCGTGAGCTGGACCGCCCGACGGTCATGCGCAATCAGGCCCATGCGGCCGCGACCGCAGCCAAGATGAACCCACAGGAAGATCTGGATTACCTCGACATTCCGGCATTCCTGCGTCGTCAGGCTGATTGA
- the murG gene encoding undecaprenyldiphospho-muramoylpentapeptide beta-N-acetylglucosaminyltransferase — protein MAANVLIMAGGTGGHVFPALACAHEFQSRGYSVHWLGTPRGIENEVVPAAGLPLHLIQVSGLRGKGVASLLKAPFQLLRSLGQARRIMRELKPVCVLGLGGYVTGPGGLAAKLAGVPLIIHEQNAVAGTANRSLAPIAQRVCEAFPNTFSESAKRRTTGNPVRHELFIETPRQTLLGRRPRLLVLGGSLGAEPLNKLLPEALGLMTAELRPEVFHQAGKQHADLTRERYAAAGVEAEVAPFIKDMARAYAWADLVICRAGALTVSELAAAGLPSFLVPLPHAIDDHQTRNAEYLAKEGAAVLLPQAKTDAAALGAQLTEVMMQPEQLKAMGATARRLARPDATRTVVDICLEVAHG, from the coding sequence ATGGCCGCTAATGTGCTGATCATGGCCGGCGGCACCGGGGGGCATGTGTTCCCTGCGCTGGCCTGCGCACACGAGTTTCAGAGCCGCGGCTACAGCGTGCACTGGCTGGGCACGCCGCGCGGCATCGAAAACGAAGTGGTTCCTGCCGCGGGTCTGCCGCTGCATCTGATTCAGGTGAGTGGTCTGCGCGGCAAAGGTGTGGCTTCTCTACTGAAGGCTCCGTTCCAGCTCCTGCGTTCGCTCGGTCAGGCACGCCGCATCATGCGCGAGCTCAAGCCGGTGTGTGTGCTTGGGCTCGGCGGTTATGTGACCGGCCCCGGCGGCCTCGCAGCGAAGCTTGCCGGGGTACCGCTGATCATCCATGAGCAGAACGCCGTCGCCGGAACCGCCAACCGCAGCCTGGCACCTATCGCGCAGCGGGTCTGCGAGGCTTTTCCAAATACTTTCAGCGAGAGCGCCAAGCGGCGTACGACCGGCAATCCGGTGCGTCACGAGCTGTTTATCGAAACGCCCAGGCAGACCCTGCTTGGCCGCCGGCCCCGGCTGTTGGTGCTGGGCGGCAGCCTGGGCGCCGAACCCTTGAACAAGCTGTTGCCCGAGGCGCTCGGCCTGATGACCGCGGAACTGCGTCCCGAAGTGTTCCACCAGGCCGGCAAGCAGCACGCCGACCTCACGCGTGAGCGCTATGCAGCTGCAGGCGTTGAGGCCGAGGTCGCACCCTTCATCAAGGACATGGCGCGTGCCTACGCCTGGGCCGATCTGGTGATCTGCCGCGCCGGTGCCCTGACCGTGAGCGAACTGGCGGCGGCCGGCTTGCCTTCGTTCCTGGTGCCGCTGCCGCACGCGATCGACGATCACCAGACACGCAATGCCGAATATCTGGCGAAGGAAGGCGCAGCCGTTCTTCTGCCCCAAGCAAAAACCGATGCTGCCGCGCTGGGCGCGCAGCTGACCGAGGTAATGATGCAACCGGAACAACTCAAGGCCATGGGGGCCACGGCACGTCGTCTGGCCCGACCGGATGCCACCCGCACCGTCGTCGATATCTGCCTGGAGGTGGCGCATGGCTAA
- the murC gene encoding UDP-N-acetylmuramate--L-alanine ligase: MAKSPAAVKAEVRRMRRIRRIHFVGVGGVGMCGIAEVLLNLGYDVSGSDLKASASTERLQNFGAQIYIGHQAGNVAGADVLVVSSAVNAANPEVAFALEQRIPVVPRAEMLAELMRYRHGIAVAGTHGKTTTTSLLASVFAAGGLDPTFVIGGRLTAAGTNAQLGTSRYLIAEADESDASFLHLQPMVAVVTNIDADHMSTYGGDFGKLKRTFVEFLHNLPFYGLAVLCVDDPVVREILPQVGRPITTYGTREDADVRAINIRQEGMRTYFTVLRDGFDALDVSVNMPGNHNVLNALATIAIATDEGIGDEAIVQGLSQFGGVGRRFQVYGELPVDGGSVMLVDDYGHHPREVAAVIQAVRGGWPERRLVMVYQPHRFSRTRDLYDDFVQVLNDANVLLLMEVYPAGEEPIPGADSRHLAHSIRQRGQLDPIYIERGIDLAPLVKPLLRPGDILLCQGAGDIGGLAPQLINSPLFAGDTSAARKSE; this comes from the coding sequence ATGGCTAAATCCCCCGCAGCGGTCAAGGCCGAGGTACGGCGCATGCGCCGCATTCGCCGGATTCATTTCGTCGGTGTCGGTGGCGTGGGTATGTGCGGCATCGCCGAGGTACTGCTCAACCTGGGTTATGACGTCTCCGGTTCGGACCTGAAGGCTTCGGCGAGTACCGAGCGTCTGCAGAATTTCGGTGCGCAGATCTATATCGGTCATCAGGCTGGTAACGTCGCCGGCGCGGATGTGCTGGTGGTATCCAGTGCGGTAAATGCTGCCAACCCCGAGGTAGCCTTCGCCCTCGAACAACGAATTCCGGTGGTGCCTCGCGCGGAGATGCTCGCCGAGCTGATGCGCTACCGCCATGGCATCGCAGTCGCGGGCACCCATGGCAAGACCACCACCACCAGCCTGCTGGCATCGGTCTTTGCCGCGGGTGGGCTCGATCCGACCTTCGTGATCGGTGGACGCCTGACCGCTGCAGGGACCAACGCTCAGCTGGGTACGAGCCGCTACCTGATCGCCGAAGCCGATGAAAGCGACGCCAGCTTCCTGCACCTGCAGCCGATGGTCGCGGTCGTGACCAACATCGATGCCGACCACATGAGCACCTACGGCGGTGACTTCGGCAAGCTGAAGCGGACCTTCGTGGAGTTCCTGCACAACCTGCCGTTCTACGGTCTGGCCGTGTTGTGCGTCGATGATCCGGTGGTACGCGAGATACTTCCCCAGGTCGGCCGGCCGATCACTACGTACGGCACCCGTGAAGATGCCGACGTTCGCGCCATCAATATCCGCCAGGAAGGGATGCGCACCTACTTCACCGTGCTGCGCGATGGCTTCGACGCGTTGGATGTCTCGGTCAACATGCCGGGCAACCACAACGTGCTCAACGCTCTGGCTACCATTGCCATCGCTACCGACGAAGGCATCGGTGACGAGGCGATCGTCCAGGGGCTGTCCCAGTTCGGTGGTGTCGGGCGCCGCTTTCAGGTGTATGGCGAACTCCCGGTCGATGGCGGCAGCGTGATGCTCGTCGACGACTACGGCCATCATCCGCGCGAAGTCGCCGCCGTGATCCAGGCTGTTCGTGGCGGCTGGCCCGAGCGTCGTCTGGTCATGGTCTACCAGCCCCATCGCTTCAGTCGAACCCGCGATCTGTACGACGACTTCGTACAGGTATTGAACGACGCCAACGTACTGCTGCTGATGGAAGTCTATCCGGCCGGTGAGGAGCCCATTCCGGGCGCCGACAGCCGTCATCTGGCGCACAGCATCCGTCAGCGCGGCCAGCTCGATCCGATCTATATCGAGCGCGGCATCGACCTGGCGCCGCTGGTCAAGCCACTGCTGCGCCCCGGCGACATCCTGCTTTGCCAGGGCGCCGGCGACATCGGCGGGCTGGCTCCGCAACTCATCAATAGTCCCCTGTTTGCTGGCGATACAAGCGCCGCGAGGAAGAGCGAATGA
- the murD gene encoding UDP-N-acetylmuramoyl-L-alanine--D-glutamate ligase yields the protein MLIASDQFRIVVGLGKSGMSLVRHLASRGLPFAVADTRANPPELATLKAQYPDVEVRCGELDPEFLCRASELLVSPGLPISTPALQVAAASGVKLLGDIELFAREAKAPIVAITGSNAKSTVTTLVGEMAAAAGRKVAVGGNLGTPALDLLDDQVELYVLELSSFQLETTDRLNAEVATCLNISEDHMDRYEGLPAYHQAKHRIFRGARQVVINRDDRLSRPLIADDVPAWSFGLGKPDFKGFGLFEENGEKYLAFQFDALMPANQLKIRGAHNQSNALAALALGHAVGLPFEPMLATLRSFTGLAHRCQWVGERKGVSYYDDSKATNVGAALAAIDGLGSDIAGELVLIAGGDGKGADFSALHSPVSHHCREVILLGRDAERLSAALGGAAPIHRVQTLEQAVQLAAKLAKAGDAVLLSPACASLDMFENFEDRGRQFAAAVGALS from the coding sequence GTGCTCATCGCTTCCGATCAGTTCCGCATCGTTGTCGGCCTCGGCAAGAGCGGCATGTCCCTGGTCCGCCACCTGGCGAGCCGCGGCCTGCCGTTCGCCGTTGCCGATACGCGCGCGAATCCCCCGGAACTGGCCACTCTGAAGGCACAGTACCCGGACGTCGAAGTGCGCTGCGGCGAGCTCGATCCGGAGTTCCTCTGCCGTGCCAGTGAACTGTTGGTCAGCCCCGGTCTGCCGATCAGCACGCCCGCGCTGCAGGTAGCGGCAGCCTCCGGGGTCAAGCTGCTCGGTGATATCGAGCTGTTCGCGCGGGAAGCCAAGGCGCCGATCGTGGCGATCACGGGCTCGAACGCAAAAAGTACCGTCACGACCCTGGTCGGCGAGATGGCCGCGGCGGCCGGTCGCAAGGTCGCCGTCGGCGGCAACCTGGGCACGCCGGCGCTGGATCTGCTCGATGATCAGGTCGAGCTCTACGTTCTTGAACTGTCGAGTTTCCAGCTGGAGACGACCGACCGTTTGAACGCCGAGGTTGCGACCTGCCTGAATATCAGCGAAGACCATATGGATCGCTATGAGGGTCTGCCGGCCTATCATCAGGCCAAACATCGGATCTTCCGCGGTGCGCGGCAAGTGGTGATCAACCGCGACGATCGCCTCAGCCGCCCGTTGATTGCCGATGACGTGCCGGCGTGGTCCTTCGGGCTCGGCAAGCCGGACTTCAAAGGCTTCGGCCTGTTCGAGGAGAACGGTGAGAAGTACCTCGCGTTCCAGTTCGATGCGCTGATGCCCGCCAACCAGCTGAAGATTCGCGGTGCTCACAATCAATCCAATGCGCTGGCCGCCTTGGCGCTGGGGCATGCGGTGGGCCTGCCATTCGAGCCGATGCTCGCCACCCTGCGCAGCTTCACAGGGCTGGCGCACCGCTGCCAGTGGGTGGGGGAGCGCAAGGGCGTCAGCTATTACGATGACTCCAAGGCGACCAATGTCGGTGCTGCACTGGCGGCGATCGACGGCCTGGGTAGCGACATTGCCGGCGAGCTGGTGCTGATCGCCGGGGGAGACGGCAAGGGCGCCGATTTTTCCGCCCTGCACAGCCCCGTCTCGCATCACTGCCGTGAGGTCATCCTGTTGGGTCGCGATGCCGAGCGCCTGTCCGCGGCACTGGGCGGTGCGGCCCCCATTCATCGCGTCCAGACCCTGGAACAAGCCGTGCAGCTGGCAGCCAAGCTCGCCAAGGCCGGAGACGCGGTGCTGCTGTCGCCAGCCTGTGCCAGCCTCGACATGTTCGAGAATTTCGAAGATCGCGGACGCCAGTTCGCCGCAGCGGTGGGGGCGCTCAGCTGA
- the ftsW gene encoding putative lipid II flippase FtsW, which translates to MLAFLRSAPSPLFGRRGLDLDFPMLAGCLALLGLGLVMITSASSEVAAVNTSNSMYYMVRHLVYVVLGLVAAAAVLLVPLSAWQRLDWMLLLGAFALLILVLIPGIGREVNGSMRWIGFGAFNVQPSELAKLFVVVYLAGYLVRRQHEVRESLWGFLKPFLVLLPMAMLLLLEPDFGATVVMMGAAVAMLFLGGVGLIRFTLLVLLAVGAVFILVQTQEYRLQRLITFTDPWADQYGAGYQLTQALIAFGRGEWFGVGLGNSVQKQFYLPEAHTDFVFSVLAEELGMVGALLTILLFAFVGVRALYIGLAAERARQFFAAYIAWGVSFLWLGQFLINIGVNIGLLPTKGLTLPFLSYGGSSLVVTCASMALLLRIEWESRTVLGSEDAEFSEDDFAEVPATKSREVTHGR; encoded by the coding sequence ATGCTCGCCTTTCTGCGTAGCGCACCTTCGCCGCTGTTCGGTCGTCGTGGTCTGGATCTCGACTTCCCGATGCTCGCCGGCTGCCTGGCGCTGTTGGGGCTGGGGCTGGTGATGATTACTTCGGCCTCATCCGAAGTCGCCGCGGTGAATACCAGCAACTCAATGTACTACATGGTCCGCCATCTGGTGTACGTGGTGCTCGGCCTGGTCGCGGCGGCGGCCGTACTGCTGGTGCCGCTCTCGGCCTGGCAACGTCTGGACTGGATGTTGCTGCTCGGCGCCTTCGCGTTGCTGATTCTGGTGCTGATTCCCGGCATCGGTCGTGAGGTGAACGGTTCCATGCGCTGGATCGGCTTTGGCGCGTTCAACGTACAGCCGTCCGAACTGGCCAAGCTGTTCGTCGTGGTCTATCTCGCCGGATACCTCGTACGTCGCCAGCACGAGGTGCGCGAAAGCCTGTGGGGCTTCCTCAAGCCGTTCCTGGTGCTGTTGCCGATGGCCATGCTGTTGCTGCTCGAACCCGACTTCGGGGCGACCGTGGTCATGATGGGGGCGGCCGTGGCGATGCTGTTTCTCGGCGGCGTCGGCCTGATCCGCTTCACCCTGCTGGTGCTGCTGGCCGTCGGCGCGGTGTTCATCCTGGTCCAGACCCAGGAATACCGCCTGCAGCGGTTGATCACCTTTACCGATCCCTGGGCTGACCAATACGGCGCTGGCTACCAGCTGACTCAGGCGCTGATTGCGTTTGGTCGTGGCGAGTGGTTCGGCGTAGGCCTGGGCAACAGCGTGCAGAAGCAGTTCTACCTGCCCGAAGCACATACCGATTTCGTGTTCTCCGTACTTGCCGAGGAACTCGGCATGGTGGGCGCGCTGCTGACGATCTTGCTGTTCGCCTTCGTTGGCGTCCGCGCGTTGTACATCGGCCTGGCGGCGGAGCGTGCACGGCAGTTCTTCGCAGCCTATATCGCTTGGGGCGTCTCGTTCCTCTGGCTTGGTCAGTTTCTGATCAATATCGGCGTGAATATCGGGTTGCTGCCGACCAAAGGCCTGACGCTGCCATTTCTCAGCTACGGCGGCAGCTCCTTGGTAGTGACCTGCGCCAGCATGGCCTTGCTACTGCGTATCGAGTGGGAGAGTCGCACCGTACTCGGCAGCGAGGACGCCGAATTCAGCGAAGACGACTTTGCCGAAGTCCCCGCGACCAAGAGCCGGGAGGTCACCCATGGCCGCTAA
- a CDS encoding cell division protein FtsQ/DivIB has product MITTLRHSQPGTGRASRKPAQRGASRLVQREPLSARLPRPSLSSFKRFLWPVMLVALAVGLYELGERLAPYADRPIAKVSVRGELTYVDRQAVQARMAPFVEASFFKVDLDALRHDLEQMPWIAHVEARRVWPDEVMVRLDEQLPIARWGDESLLNNNGQAFAPDDLTQYEHLPQLHGPKRAQQRVMQQYQMLSQMLRPLGFSIARLELRERGSWFVTTKQGVELLLGRDQIIEKMRRFTAIYQQALVQESDRIARIDLRYANGLAVAWREPSPTTTDEPVVAKN; this is encoded by the coding sequence ATGATCACCACGCTGCGTCACTCACAGCCCGGCACTGGCCGCGCCTCGCGCAAACCCGCGCAGCGGGGCGCGAGCCGCCTGGTACAGCGTGAGCCGCTCTCGGCACGCTTGCCGCGTCCCAGCCTGAGCTCTTTCAAGCGCTTCCTGTGGCCAGTAATGCTTGTCGCATTGGCCGTCGGGCTCTATGAGCTTGGCGAGCGCCTTGCGCCCTATGCGGATCGGCCGATTGCCAAGGTGAGCGTGCGTGGCGAACTGACGTACGTCGACCGACAGGCGGTCCAGGCGCGGATGGCTCCGTTCGTCGAGGCCAGCTTCTTCAAGGTTGATCTCGATGCCCTGCGTCACGACCTTGAGCAGATGCCGTGGATCGCGCATGTCGAAGCACGCCGCGTCTGGCCGGATGAGGTCATGGTGCGTCTCGACGAGCAATTGCCCATCGCCCGCTGGGGGGATGAGTCGCTGTTGAACAACAACGGCCAGGCGTTTGCGCCCGATGACCTCACTCAGTATGAACACTTGCCGCAGTTGCATGGTCCGAAGCGGGCCCAGCAGCGGGTGATGCAGCAGTACCAAATGCTCAGCCAGATGCTGCGGCCTCTCGGGTTTTCCATCGCTCGCCTGGAATTGCGCGAGCGGGGCAGCTGGTTCGTGACGACCAAGCAGGGCGTCGAACTGCTGCTGGGAAGGGACCAGATAATCGAAAAAATGCGGCGCTTCACTGCCATTTACCAGCAAGCGCTGGTGCAGGAAAGCGACAGAATTGCGCGGATCGATCTGCGCTACGCCAACGGCCTGGCCGTTGCGTGGCGTGAACCGAGCCCGACCACGACGGACGAGCCCGTCGTCGCGAAGAATTGA
- the ftsA gene encoding cell division protein FtsA codes for MSSVQSGKMIVGLDIGTSKVVALVGEVTPDGELEIVGIGTHPSRGLKKGVVVNIESTVQSIQRAVEEAQLMAGCRIHSAFVGLAGNHIRSLNSHGIVAIRDREVSSADLERVLDAAQAVAIPADQRVLHTLPQDYVIDNQEGVREPLGMSGVRLEAKVHVVTCAVNAAQNIEKCVRRCGLEVDDIILEQLASAHAVLTDDEKELGVCLVDIGGGTTDICIFTEGAIRHTAVIPIAGDQVTNDIAMALRTPTQYAEEIKIRYACALAKLAGPGETIKVPSVGDRPPRELSRQALAEVVEPRYDELFTLIQAELRRSGYEDLVPAGIVLTGGTAKMEGAVELAEEIFHMPVRLGVPHSVNGLTDVVRNPIYSTGVGLLLYGMRKQTDGTSMSGLGHFAEEPKTSVVDRLKSWIQGNF; via the coding sequence ATGTCTAGCGTGCAAAGCGGCAAGATGATCGTCGGTCTCGATATTGGCACCTCCAAGGTGGTGGCGCTGGTCGGCGAGGTGACGCCGGACGGCGAACTGGAGATCGTCGGGATCGGCACTCATCCGTCCCGCGGCCTGAAGAAAGGCGTTGTGGTCAACATCGAGTCGACCGTTCAGTCCATTCAGCGTGCTGTCGAAGAGGCGCAGCTGATGGCCGGCTGCCGGATCCACTCTGCCTTCGTCGGTTTGGCTGGCAACCACATTCGCAGCCTCAACTCACATGGCATCGTCGCCATTCGTGATCGTGAAGTCAGCAGCGCCGACCTGGAACGCGTGCTCGATGCCGCGCAGGCGGTGGCGATTCCTGCCGATCAGCGGGTGCTGCATACCCTGCCGCAAGACTATGTGATCGATAACCAGGAAGGCGTCCGCGAACCGCTGGGAATGTCCGGCGTGCGTCTGGAAGCGAAAGTCCACGTGGTGACCTGCGCGGTGAACGCGGCGCAGAACATCGAGAAGTGTGTACGTCGCTGCGGGCTCGAGGTGGATGACATCATTCTCGAACAACTGGCGTCGGCCCATGCCGTGTTGACCGACGATGAGAAGGAACTGGGCGTGTGCCTGGTGGACATCGGCGGAGGTACCACCGATATCTGCATTTTCACCGAAGGCGCGATTCGCCATACCGCGGTCATCCCGATCGCTGGAGACCAGGTCACCAACGACATCGCCATGGCGCTGCGTACGCCGACCCAATATGCCGAGGAAATCAAGATTCGCTACGCCTGCGCCCTGGCCAAGCTGGCCGGCCCAGGCGAGACCATCAAGGTACCGAGCGTCGGCGATCGTCCGCCGCGGGAACTCTCGCGGCAGGCACTGGCCGAAGTCGTGGAGCCGCGTTATGACGAGCTCTTTACATTGATTCAGGCCGAGCTGCGTCGCAGCGGCTACGAGGACCTGGTGCCAGCCGGCATCGTCCTCACGGGTGGTACGGCAAAAATGGAAGGTGCCGTCGAGCTGGCCGAGGAGATCTTCCACATGCCGGTGCGCCTGGGCGTACCGCACAGTGTCAACGGACTCACCGATGTGGTCCGCAATCCAATCTATTCAACGGGCGTGGGCCTGTTGCTCTACGGCATGCGCAAGCAGACCGATGGCACCTCCATGTCCGGTCTCGGCCATTTCGCCGAAGAACCCAAAACATCTGTCGTGGACCGGCTCAAGAGCTGGATCCAGGGCAATTTCTGA
- a CDS encoding D-alanine--D-alanine ligase, whose protein sequence is MTALQSTRDPQAFGRVAVLFGGKSAEREVSLKSGAAVLAALQAAGVDAFGIDVGDDLLQRLGSERIDRAFIVLHGRGGEDGSMQGLLECAGIPYTGSGILASALAMDKLRTKQVWQSLGLPTPRHAVLASEADCQAAADSLGFPLIVKPAHEGSSIGMAKVTGVAELIAAWRAASAYDAQVLVEQWVQGPEYTVATLRGEVLPPIGLGTPHTFYDYDAKYVANDTQYRIPCGLDAAKEQELKMLSARACEAVGIQGWARVDVMQDSAGAFWLLEVNTVPGMTDHSLVPMAARAAGLDFQQLVLAILDASLAQGN, encoded by the coding sequence ATGACCGCCCTGCAATCGACTCGTGATCCTCAGGCGTTCGGCCGGGTTGCCGTCCTCTTTGGCGGCAAGAGCGCTGAACGCGAGGTGTCCCTGAAATCCGGCGCCGCGGTGCTGGCGGCGCTGCAAGCGGCTGGTGTCGATGCGTTCGGCATCGATGTTGGTGACGATCTACTGCAGCGCCTGGGCAGTGAGCGTATTGATCGCGCTTTCATCGTGCTGCACGGGCGGGGCGGTGAGGACGGCAGCATGCAGGGGCTGCTCGAATGCGCAGGAATCCCCTATACCGGCAGCGGCATCCTGGCCTCTGCGCTTGCCATGGATAAGTTGCGTACCAAGCAGGTCTGGCAGAGCCTGGGCCTGCCGACCCCTCGGCATGCGGTGCTCGCCAGCGAAGCCGATTGCCAGGCGGCCGCCGATAGCCTGGGCTTCCCCCTGATCGTCAAACCAGCGCACGAGGGCTCGAGCATCGGCATGGCCAAGGTGACCGGCGTTGCCGAGCTGATCGCCGCATGGCGCGCGGCGAGCGCCTACGACGCTCAGGTACTGGTCGAGCAATGGGTTCAGGGGCCCGAATACACCGTTGCCACGCTGCGCGGCGAAGTGCTTCCGCCGATCGGCCTGGGCACGCCGCACACCTTCTACGACTACGACGCCAAATACGTGGCGAACGATACCCAGTACCGCATTCCCTGCGGTCTGGATGCGGCCAAGGAGCAGGAACTCAAGATGCTTTCGGCGCGCGCCTGCGAGGCCGTGGGCATCCAGGGCTGGGCGCGTGTCGACGTCATGCAGGATAGCGCCGGCGCGTTCTGGTTGCTGGAGGTGAATACCGTTCCGGGGATGACCGATCACAGCCTGGTACCGATGGCTGCACGCGCCGCCGGGCTGGACTTCCAGCAGCTGGTGCTGGCGATCCTCGATGCCAGTCTGGCGCAAGGGAACTGA